A portion of the Gigantopelta aegis isolate Gae_Host chromosome 10, Gae_host_genome, whole genome shotgun sequence genome contains these proteins:
- the LOC121384702 gene encoding uncharacterized protein LOC121384702 translates to MKNKETFVIIVFVVLSLFVANMVWQHHQSILVRTSTYPSILKTQSATNTTSVKLMTLTDTTTSTEREQPVTNASPARYIIYECTKNGLCGGWSDRLRGIVSSYLISLITNRTFGISITAPACNLTDYFEPHLIDWNIDLDRLKNLPSKRISHMDNGLFFRTADTKNFSALMKETVIYYRQNYEFIPRLQESAFHASDFLWMKKWTRDRVFAHVMRILFKLKNSLKKVLIDFINKAKPDKRWKLMCAHIRLGRNPTIPNDSEQRNTNETIKEIWDFITKNFTCDLCKIFIATDSEDVRQKAKRLFPDKIVDIPGDIVHIERGKMKDRCDAFTKVILDQQVLSKCDSLILTKSGFGIIAAYLRGTEENLFCSANKQIVKCTPNTFNTVFGISG, encoded by the exons ATGAAG aatAAAGAGACGTTTGTCATAATCGTGTTTGTGGTGCTCTCGTTGTTTGTCGCTAACATGGTTTGGCAACATCATCAGTCCATCCTGGTTAGGACCAGCACGTATCCATCGATATTAAAAACGCAGTCTGCAACAAACACGACATCGGTGAAGCTCATGACGTTGACAGACACGACCACGTCGACAGAAAGAGAACAACCGGTGACAAATGCGAGCCCCGCCAGATACATCATTTACGAATGCACCAAAAATGGACTTTGTGGTGGGTGGAGCGATCGACTTAGAGGAATCGTGTCTAGCTATTTAATATCTCTCATTACCAACAGAACATTTGGAATCAGCATAACAGCGCCGGCCTGTAAcctaactgattattttgaaccaCACCTAATCGACTGGAACATCGATTTAGATCGTCTGAAGAACCTGCCATCTAAACGAATAAGCCACATGGATAACGGTTTATTTTTCAGAACAGCTGACACAAAGAACTTCTCCGCACTGATGAAGGAAACTGTGATATACTACAGACAGAATTATGAATTTATTCCACGACTTCAGGAAAGCGCATTTCATGCCTCTGATTTCTTGTGGATGAAAAAATGGACGAGAGACAGGGTTTTCGCACATGTTATGAGAATTTTGTTCAAACTAAAAAATAGCTTAAAAAAAGTGTTGATCGATTTTATTAATAAGGCGAAACCAGATAAAAGATGGAAATTAATGTGTGCTCATATTCGTTTGGGTCGAAACCCAACAATTCCTAATGATTCTGAACAACGCAACACTAACGAGACAATTAAAGAAATCTGGGACTTTATAACAAAGAATTTCACGTGTgatttatgtaaaatatttattgcaaCAGACTCAGAAGACGTACGACAAAAAGCCAAACGTTTATTCCCTGATAAAATAGTTGACATTCCTGGAGACatagttcatattgagagaggaaaaatGAAAGATAGATGCGACGCATTCACTAAAGTTATCTTAGATCAACAGgttttatccaaatgtgattCTCTAATTCTTACTAAAAGCGGTTTCGGAATAATAGCTGCATATTTAAGGGGAACTGAAGAAAACCTTTTCTGTTCTGCCAACAAACAAATTGTGAAGTGCACGCCTAATACCTTTAACACAGTGTTTGGTATAAGTGGCTGA
- the LOC121383786 gene encoding uncharacterized protein LOC121383786, with the protein MTPSKERERPVTNATSARYIIYECNKNGLCGGWGDRLAGIVSSYLISLITNRTFGISITAPACNLTDYFEPHLIDWNIDLDRLKNLPSKRISHMDNRLFQRTADKMNFSALMKETVIYYRENYEFFSGLQESAFHASNFLWMKKWTRDRVFAHVMRILFRLKSSLKKVLIDFINKVKPNKKWKLMCAHIRLGRNPTIPNDSEQRNNNETINVIWDFITKNFTCDLCKIFIATDSELVRQKAKSLFPDKIVDIPGDIVHIERGQMKNRCDAFTKVILDQQVLSKCDSLLLTKSGLGKIAAYLRGTEENLFCSANKQIVKCLPNNITTVFGMRG; encoded by the coding sequence ATGACTCCGTCAAAAGAAAGAGAACGACCCGTGACAAATGCGACCTCCGCCAGGTACATCATTTACGAATGCAACAAAAACGGACTTTGTGGTGGGTGGGGCGATCGACTTGCAGGAATTGTGTCTAGCTATTTAATATCTCTCATTACCAACAGAACATTTGGAATCAGCATAACAGCGCCGGCCTGTAACCtgactgattattttgaaccaCACCTAATCGACTGGAACATCGATTTAGATCGTCTGAAGAACCTGCCATCTAAACGAATAAGCCACATGGACAACCGTCTATTTCAACGTACAGCTGATAAGATGAACTTTTCCGCTCTGATGAAGGAAACTGTGATATACTACAGAGAGAATTATGAATTTTTTAGTGGACTTCAGGAAAGCGCATTTCATGCCTCTAATTTCTTGTGGATGAAAAAATGGACGAGAGACAGGGTTTTCGCACATGTTATGCGAATTTTGTTCAGACTAAAAAGTAGCTTAAAAAAAGTGTTGATCGATTTTATTAACAAGGTGAAACCAAACAAAAAGTGGAAATTAATGTGTGCTCATATTCGTTTGGGTCGAAACCCAACAATTCCTAATGATTCTGAACAACGCAACAATAACGAGACAATTAATGTAATCTGGGACTTTATAACAAAGAATTTCACGTGTgatttatgtaaaatatttattgcaaCAGACTCAGAACTCGTACGACAGAAAGCCAAAAGTTTATTCCCTGATAAAATAGTTGACATTCCTGGAGACatagttcatattgagagagggcAAATGAAAAACAGATGCGACGCATTCACTAAAGTTATCTTAGATCAACAAGTGTTATCCAAATGTGATTCTCTACTTCTTACCAAAAGCGGCCTCGGAAAAATAGCTGCATATTTAAGGGGAACTGAAGAAAACCTTTTCTGTTCTGCCAACAAACAAATTGTGAAGTGCCTGCCTAATAACATTACGACTGTGTTTGGTATGCGTGGCTGA